One genomic window of Arachis hypogaea cultivar Tifrunner chromosome 8, arahy.Tifrunner.gnm2.J5K5, whole genome shotgun sequence includes the following:
- the LOC112705717 gene encoding HMG1/2-like protein isoform X1, with protein sequence MKGAKSKAESKRGDAKLAVNKKGTPATKGGRKTGKGKAAKDPNKPKRPPSAFFVFMEEFRKQFNKDHPENKAVSAVGKAAGAKWKQMSDAEKAPYVAKSEKRKQDYEKNMRAYNKKQAEGPTGGDEEESDKSISEVNDEDDDEEGSGEEDDDE encoded by the exons ATGAAAGGTGCAAAGTCCAAAGCCGAATCCAAGAGAGGCGATGCCAA GCTTGCCGTGAATAAGAAAGGAACTCCGGCCACGAAGGGCGGTAGGAAAACCGGCAAGGGAAAAGCCGCCAAAGACCCTAACAAGCCAAAGAGGCCACCGAGTGCTTTCTTCGTTTTcat GGAAGAATTTAGGAAACAGTTCAACAAGGATCATCCTGAAAACAAAGCAGTATCTGCT GTGGGCAAGGCTGCTGGAGCTAAATGGAAACAAATGTCTGATGCT GAAAAAGCACCTTATGTGGCAAAGTCAGAGAAACGAAAGCAGGACTATGAGAAGAACATGAGAGCCTACAACAAAAAACAG GCTGAAGGTCCTACTGGTGGAGATGAAGAGGAATCAGACAAATCAATATCCGAGGtcaatgatgaagatgatgatgaggaaggaagCGGCGAG GAAGACGATGACGAGTAG
- the LOC112705717 gene encoding HMG1/2-like protein isoform X2, giving the protein MHLISDALFPFHRILFTSKLFTHTPREEFRKQFNKDHPENKAVSAVGKAAGAKWKQMSDAEKAPYVAKSEKRKQDYEKNMRAYNKKQAEGPTGGDEEESDKSISEVNDEDDDEEGSGEEDDDE; this is encoded by the exons ATGCATTTGATTTCCGATGCGCTCTTCCCTTTCCACCGAATATTGTTCACCTCAAAACTTTTTACCCACACACCAcg GGAAGAATTTAGGAAACAGTTCAACAAGGATCATCCTGAAAACAAAGCAGTATCTGCT GTGGGCAAGGCTGCTGGAGCTAAATGGAAACAAATGTCTGATGCT GAAAAAGCACCTTATGTGGCAAAGTCAGAGAAACGAAAGCAGGACTATGAGAAGAACATGAGAGCCTACAACAAAAAACAG GCTGAAGGTCCTACTGGTGGAGATGAAGAGGAATCAGACAAATCAATATCCGAGGtcaatgatgaagatgatgatgaggaaggaagCGGCGAG GAAGACGATGACGAGTAG